In a genomic window of Roseiflexus castenholzii DSM 13941:
- a CDS encoding NUDIX hydrolase: MPLAPIIETEIAALATRYGAPRRIIAMIDGNPFDPVAQSDRYGEVCMVVQRRNGRLLTAIKTFYPAGCFRLLTGGVEHGETIEAALHREVAEETGLHTVIRRFLAVVEYPPYAFATFAFLLDECGGKLGSRDPHERIGAFRDIDAHELPALAATLEAAPDRFDDEIGGNWRDWGRFRAIIHRVVYEVLTHGAADKD; the protein is encoded by the coding sequence ATGCCGCTCGCGCCCATCATCGAAACCGAAATCGCTGCGCTTGCGACTCGCTATGGCGCGCCACGGCGTATCATCGCCATGATCGATGGCAATCCGTTCGATCCGGTCGCGCAATCCGATCGCTACGGCGAGGTGTGCATGGTGGTCCAGCGACGCAACGGACGGCTGCTCACTGCGATCAAGACGTTCTATCCCGCCGGATGTTTTCGGTTGCTGACCGGTGGCGTGGAGCATGGCGAGACGATTGAGGCCGCGTTACACCGGGAGGTCGCAGAGGAAACCGGACTGCATACCGTGATCCGGCGTTTTCTGGCAGTGGTCGAGTATCCCCCCTATGCATTCGCAACCTTTGCCTTTCTGCTCGATGAGTGTGGCGGCAAACTCGGTTCGCGCGACCCACACGAGCGAATCGGCGCATTTCGCGACATCGACGCGCATGAGTTGCCGGCGCTTGCCGCAACGCTGGAAGCGGCGCCGGATCGGTTCGATGACGAGATCGGCGGAAACTGGCGCGATTGGGGTCGCTTTCGCGCCATCATCCACCGTGTGGTGTATGAGGTCTTGACCCATGGCGCAGCAGACAAGGACTGA
- a CDS encoding type IV toxin-antitoxin system AbiEi family antitoxin domain-containing protein, giving the protein MKFDELLRIVGDEPVFETGLLLAGPTDPADVRRQLSRWVKAGSLYQVRRGLYALAPPYQKVKPHPFLVANRMVRGSYVSCQSALAHYGLIPEHVPVTVSVTAARPGQWETPLGVFAFHHLQPALLRGYRLLDLGGGQRAFVATPAKALLDLIYLYPGADSAAYLRELRLQNLESLDLAEVWRWAETLDRPKLKRAAAVLDELARADVEEYERL; this is encoded by the coding sequence ATGAAATTCGATGAGCTGTTGCGGATCGTGGGCGATGAACCGGTCTTTGAGACCGGACTGCTGCTGGCCGGGCCGACGGACCCGGCCGATGTGCGCCGGCAGCTCTCGCGCTGGGTCAAAGCAGGCTCTCTGTACCAGGTGCGCCGCGGACTCTACGCCCTGGCCCCGCCCTACCAGAAGGTCAAGCCGCATCCGTTCCTCGTGGCCAACCGCATGGTGCGCGGCTCGTATGTCAGTTGCCAGTCGGCGCTGGCGCATTACGGGCTGATCCCGGAGCACGTGCCGGTGACCGTCAGTGTGACTGCCGCGCGGCCGGGGCAGTGGGAGACGCCGCTGGGCGTCTTTGCTTTTCATCACCTGCAGCCGGCTTTGCTGCGCGGCTATCGGTTGCTGGACCTCGGCGGCGGGCAGCGGGCCTTTGTAGCCACACCCGCCAAAGCTCTGCTCGACCTGATCTACCTTTACCCCGGCGCCGACTCGGCCGCCTATCTGCGCGAGCTGCGCCTGCAGAACCTGGAAAGCCTGGACCTCGCCGAGGTGTGGCGCTGGGCGGAGACATTGGACCGTCCCAAGCTGAAGCGGGCGGCTGCCGTGCTGGACGAGCTGGCGCGCGCTGACGTGGAGGAGTACGAAAGGCTGTGA
- a CDS encoding helicase-related protein translates to MDMLIRPGDIVQASRWPEPLKVDLVEPFGDDYVRLVGVLMNARTHIDQVLPLQEVAQLRPLRLDGQFHASPRQVFLGLEARRYRYASLYDPLLAMNISKVDPLPHQIEAVYGYVLHQPRVRFLIADDPGAGKTIMAGLVIKEMKLRGLVRRILIVAPGHLRDQWQRELKERFDERFVLMDRQTMRNRFGENAWESEFQVITSLDFARQEDVMQALAGAHWDLTIVDEAHKMAAYKYGDKMEKTKRYRLGELLSRNSTQLLFLTATPHRGDPENFRLFLDLLQPGAFATVDMLDESIRAGDNPLFIRRLKEDLKDFEGKPLFLPRQVKTLTFDLGVESPAEKELYNALSRYVNEQYNKALASDRRRNVAFAMVILQRRLASSTYALYRSLERRKRRLEEMRQQANAFKEGRLSTPASAFSLDDVEDLSEEERWEQEAIWETLSGAENRAELEAELQTLEQLLQQARAIIEQENEVKLRHFRQALRTLQEQDPGAKILIFTESRDTLDYLERRMRDWGYRVCTIHGGMPLDARIEAEKTFKNEAQVMVATEAAGEGINLQFCHLMINYDIPWNPNRLEQRMGRIHRYGQTREVTIFNLVAADTREGRVLHRLFEKLDEIRSALGSDRVFDVIDELFPGRDLARLLADAAANARTLEDILREIEIQVDETYLRQVRDKLGESLATRYIDYTRIQEMNVRARERRLIPEYTQAFFQKAWEHLGGEMRPRAEVRRRGFFTLEKIPVPLRTLAEQDSFKKRFGNLQKRYPLVTFDKELAMKESQAEFVSFGHPLFEAVLEWAEQSLVEILVQGATFLDPDGRLDGVLLFYEGQINDGLGQVAGKRLFSLFIPHGNGRPQPMDPAILWDLAPAETPAAAESLDLEALKRQAQGWLLTHLESYRQELAAEREREAHIKRKYGVESLRYLILDLDNDLVHLQERAQAGEDVSLVMFNKEQQKNAYLQALKDLQETLERERQLTLETPRFLSAVRVLPLIAPAGGGTDEMHSDSAIEQAGMDLVLRYEREHGRQPQDVAAENLGYDVLSLELPGGTRRYIEVKARAGIGRVALTQNEWFTAHRLGEDYFLYVVMNAATAQPDLYIVRNPATRLAPEEQHEVRYLLPAEAIQSIAEREDL, encoded by the coding sequence ATGGACATGCTTATTCGGCCCGGCGACATTGTCCAGGCCTCACGTTGGCCGGAACCGCTCAAGGTGGACCTGGTAGAGCCATTCGGCGATGACTATGTGCGCCTGGTAGGGGTGTTGATGAATGCCCGGACCCATATTGACCAGGTTTTACCCCTCCAGGAGGTGGCGCAGTTGCGCCCCCTTCGGCTGGATGGACAGTTTCATGCATCGCCGCGCCAGGTTTTTTTGGGATTGGAAGCCCGCCGTTATCGCTACGCCTCGCTCTATGACCCTCTGCTGGCAATGAACATCTCCAAAGTGGACCCGCTGCCCCATCAAATCGAAGCGGTTTACGGGTATGTCCTGCATCAGCCGCGTGTGCGCTTTCTGATTGCCGATGACCCAGGTGCCGGGAAGACCATCATGGCCGGGCTGGTCATCAAGGAAATGAAATTGCGCGGGCTGGTACGGCGCATCTTGATTGTCGCTCCCGGCCACCTGAGAGACCAATGGCAGCGTGAGTTGAAAGAACGCTTCGACGAGCGTTTTGTGCTGATGGACCGCCAGACCATGCGCAACCGCTTTGGCGAGAACGCCTGGGAGAGCGAGTTCCAGGTAATCACCTCGCTCGACTTTGCCCGCCAGGAGGATGTGATGCAAGCCCTGGCCGGGGCGCACTGGGACCTGACCATCGTGGATGAGGCTCACAAGATGGCCGCCTATAAATACGGCGACAAAATGGAGAAGACCAAACGCTACCGCCTGGGTGAGTTGCTCTCACGGAACAGCACACAATTGCTTTTCCTGACTGCCACTCCCCACCGCGGTGACCCGGAGAATTTTCGCCTGTTCCTGGACTTGCTTCAGCCCGGCGCCTTTGCGACCGTGGACATGCTCGATGAATCCATCCGCGCCGGGGACAATCCGCTTTTCATCCGCCGCCTGAAAGAGGACTTGAAAGACTTTGAGGGCAAGCCGCTTTTCCTGCCGCGCCAGGTCAAAACATTGACCTTTGACCTGGGCGTAGAATCGCCCGCCGAAAAAGAACTCTACAACGCGCTCTCGCGCTATGTCAATGAACAATACAACAAAGCCCTGGCCAGCGACCGGCGCCGTAATGTAGCCTTTGCCATGGTTATCTTGCAGCGGCGGCTGGCCTCCAGCACTTATGCTCTTTATCGTTCCCTCGAACGGCGTAAGAGGCGGCTCGAAGAGATGCGTCAACAGGCCAACGCCTTCAAGGAAGGCAGACTTAGTACCCCAGCATCCGCCTTTTCGCTGGATGACGTGGAAGACTTGAGCGAAGAGGAACGCTGGGAACAGGAGGCAATTTGGGAAACCTTGAGCGGCGCCGAGAACCGCGCTGAACTGGAAGCCGAACTTCAGACCCTGGAACAACTCCTGCAGCAGGCGCGTGCCATCATCGAGCAAGAAAACGAGGTCAAGTTACGCCATTTCCGCCAGGCCCTGCGCACCCTGCAGGAACAAGACCCCGGCGCCAAAATCCTGATTTTCACCGAATCGCGCGATACGCTTGATTACCTCGAACGGCGTATGCGCGATTGGGGCTACCGCGTATGCACCATTCACGGCGGGATGCCACTGGATGCCCGCATCGAAGCCGAGAAAACCTTCAAGAACGAAGCCCAGGTGATGGTGGCGACCGAAGCCGCAGGCGAAGGCATCAACCTGCAATTCTGCCACCTCATGATTAACTACGACATCCCCTGGAACCCCAACCGCCTGGAACAGCGCATGGGACGCATCCACCGCTACGGTCAGACGCGCGAGGTGACCATCTTCAACCTCGTGGCCGCCGATACGCGCGAAGGCCGCGTTCTGCATCGCTTGTTCGAGAAACTGGATGAGATTCGCTCCGCCCTGGGCAGTGACCGCGTCTTCGATGTGATTGACGAACTGTTCCCCGGCCGCGACCTGGCCCGACTTCTGGCCGACGCCGCCGCCAACGCCCGCACGCTGGAGGACATCCTGCGCGAAATCGAAATCCAGGTGGACGAGACTTATCTGCGCCAGGTGCGCGACAAGTTGGGTGAAAGCCTGGCCACACGCTACATTGACTACACCCGCATTCAGGAGATGAACGTCCGCGCTCGCGAGCGCCGTCTGATCCCCGAATATACCCAGGCGTTCTTCCAGAAAGCCTGGGAGCACCTGGGTGGCGAGATGCGCCCGCGCGCCGAGGTGCGCCGCCGTGGCTTTTTCACCCTGGAGAAGATCCCCGTACCGCTGCGCACCCTGGCCGAGCAAGATTCCTTCAAGAAGCGCTTCGGAAATTTGCAAAAGCGTTATCCGCTGGTGACTTTTGACAAAGAACTCGCCATGAAGGAATCACAGGCCGAGTTCGTTTCGTTTGGACATCCCCTCTTCGAGGCCGTGTTGGAATGGGCCGAACAAAGCCTGGTTGAGATCCTGGTGCAGGGCGCAACCTTCCTCGACCCCGATGGTCGGCTGGACGGCGTCCTGCTCTTTTACGAAGGGCAGATCAATGACGGGTTGGGACAGGTAGCCGGAAAACGTCTGTTTTCGCTTTTCATCCCCCATGGAAATGGCCGGCCGCAGCCAATGGACCCCGCCATCCTGTGGGACCTGGCGCCCGCCGAGACCCCCGCCGCAGCGGAGAGCCTTGACCTGGAAGCCCTCAAACGGCAGGCTCAGGGCTGGTTGTTGACCCACCTGGAGTCCTATCGCCAGGAACTGGCTGCCGAGCGCGAGCGTGAGGCGCACATCAAGCGCAAATACGGAGTGGAATCGCTGCGCTACCTGATTCTCGACCTGGATAACGACCTGGTCCATTTGCAGGAGCGCGCCCAGGCAGGCGAGGATGTTTCACTGGTCATGTTCAACAAGGAACAGCAGAAAAATGCTTACTTGCAGGCGCTCAAAGACCTGCAGGAAACGCTCGAGCGCGAGCGCCAGTTGACGCTGGAGACGCCGCGTTTTCTCTCCGCCGTGCGGGTGCTGCCGCTGATTGCACCGGCAGGGGGAGGAACGGACGAGATGCACAGCGACTCAGCCATCGAGCAGGCCGGGATGGACCTCGTTCTGCGCTATGAGCGTGAGCATGGCCGTCAGCCGCAGGACGTGGCCGCTGAGAACCTGGGCTATGATGTCCTTTCGCTGGAGCTGCCAGGCGGGACGCGGCGCTACATCGAGGTCAAGGCCCGCGCCGGGATCGGGCGCGTGGCGCTGACCCAGAACGAATGGTTCACCGCTCATCGCCTGGGCGAGGATTATTTCCTGTACGTGGTCATGAACGCCGCCACGGCGCAGCCCGACCTGTACATCGTCCGCAACCCTGCCACCCGCCTTGCGCCCGAAGAACAGCATGAAGTCCGCTATCTCCTGCCTGCCGAAGCCATTCAATCCATAGCCGAAAGAGAAGACTTATGA
- a CDS encoding DUF559 domain-containing protein yields MTHPDRRFIEETFPVKEVSQHSAKEKNIRHGHISTLHIWWARRPLAASRATAYAALVPSPEDILDWQKQRNFLVELSKWENSLNPHLLERARHAIYAAHAERLSAELGVPVTAADIESGKYPPPRVLDPFSGGGSYPLEALRLGCEAYANDYNPVAVLILKATLEYPQQYGRPFAGMPEHLWRKKSSRQKAPAGQMAFGWNEPAPADAPPADFNPLLTAVKYWGNWVLKQARKELAAFYTPTPGPSPIEGEGRLAPGPSLIEGEGRLAPTPGPSLIEGEGRLAPTPSPSPIEGEGRLAPIEGEETVRWDVPESLRRKMVEVAREFRKNPTPSEAILWQALRGKQLDGVKFRRQQPIGPFVVDFFAPSHRLIVEVDGPIHESQKTADAERQRLLESLGLRFLRLPASLVEQNLPAALEEVHRALHAYPHPRPLPLHGGGGRYTQPLPHEGGGGRYAQPLPHKGGGGQIPPSPLVGEGGRGVRGECQTPVGYIWARTLPCQNPACGVEIPLMRQFWLAKKGKKEIALRPVTRGPGRPIDFEIVARGAQIRRNEGYQPWPVEDFDPTKGTVKGAVVTCPACGATIDAKTTRRLFQQGKAGQRMVAVVYTPTPVPSPIEGKGSLTPTPGPSPIEGEGSLTPTPGPSPIEGKGSLTPTPGPSPIEGKGSLTPTPGPSPMKGEGRLTPSPFMGEGGRGVRGKSYRLPTAADLAAYRAAEAALQEKREQLRAAWGVEPVPDEPLPPQGTLGFRVQGYGIKTWGNLFNPRQALALLTFADAVRRAHAEMLARGYPDDFARAVATYLSIVFNRLADKNANLVVYNVVGEKIEHVFGRQALPMVWDYVEVNPFTDVGWPNMMDWVIRIIDHLGQIPNPQSSIVNCQSSVTHASATRLPYPDGFFDAVLTDPPYYDNVPYSYLSDFFYVWLKRTVGPLYPDLFSTPLTPKAGEIVAYSHGEGGLEAGMRFFEEQLALAFREIQRVLKPGGVAVIVYAHKSTAGWETVINALLDSGLVVGAAWPLNTEMQSRLRASDSAALASSIYIVARKAERRGVGFYPQVRRELETHLNAKLQRLWEEGIGGADFFIAAIGSGIEVFGQYEQVMDMEGNLIRAERLLDEVRTLATDYAVHQILHNGFAAEVSECTRLYVLWRWNYGEARVPFDEARKLAQSCGLDLSEEWSRRGSFVKKEQEFVRLLGPHQREMEHLAAGRELIDVLHHALRLWEKSDRSALVQRLSESGFGQSEAFYRVAQAVSESLPIESREKKLLDGLLTGRERLREEVRQARLL; encoded by the coding sequence ATGACCCATCCCGACCGTCGTTTCATCGAAGAAACCTTTCCCGTCAAAGAAGTCAGCCAACATTCCGCCAAAGAAAAGAACATCCGCCACGGGCACATCAGCACGCTGCACATCTGGTGGGCGCGCCGACCGCTGGCGGCCAGCCGCGCCACTGCCTACGCCGCCCTGGTGCCGTCGCCAGAAGACATCCTGGACTGGCAAAAGCAGCGTAACTTTCTCGTCGAGTTGAGCAAGTGGGAGAATTCGCTCAACCCGCACCTGCTGGAGCGCGCCCGCCACGCCATCTACGCCGCCCACGCCGAACGTCTGAGCGCCGAACTGGGCGTGCCGGTGACCGCCGCGGACATCGAAAGCGGCAAATACCCTCCGCCGCGCGTGCTGGACCCGTTCTCCGGCGGCGGTTCGTACCCGTTGGAAGCCCTGCGCCTGGGTTGCGAGGCATACGCCAACGACTACAACCCGGTGGCGGTGCTCATCCTCAAGGCCACCCTGGAATACCCGCAACAGTACGGCCGCCCCTTCGCCGGTATGCCGGAGCACTTGTGGCGCAAGAAATCATCCCGGCAGAAAGCCCCCGCCGGGCAAATGGCTTTCGGCTGGAACGAACCCGCTCCGGCCGATGCTCCACCCGCTGATTTCAACCCGCTGCTGACGGCAGTGAAGTATTGGGGCAACTGGGTGCTGAAACAAGCCCGCAAGGAACTGGCGGCGTTTTACACCCCCACCCCCGGCCCCTCCCCCATCGAGGGGGAGGGGAGGCTTGCCCCCGGACCCTCCCTCATCGAGGGGGAGGGGAGGCTTGCCCCAACCCCCGGACCCTCCCTCATCGAGGGGGAGGGGAGGCTTGCCCCCACCCCCAGCCCCTCCCCCATTGAGGGGGAGGGGAGGCTTGCCCCCATCGAGGGAGAGGAGACAGTGCGCTGGGACGTTCCCGAAAGTCTGCGGCGCAAGATGGTGGAAGTGGCCCGCGAATTCCGCAAAAACCCGACTCCCAGTGAAGCCATTCTCTGGCAGGCGCTGCGCGGGAAGCAATTGGACGGCGTCAAGTTTCGCCGTCAACAGCCGATAGGCCCCTTCGTGGTGGATTTCTTCGCCCCTTCCCACCGCCTGATTGTAGAAGTGGACGGCCCAATTCACGAAAGCCAGAAAACTGCCGATGCAGAGCGTCAGCGGCTGCTCGAATCGCTTGGATTGCGTTTCCTGCGGCTACCTGCCAGCCTGGTCGAACAAAATCTCCCTGCGGCGCTGGAAGAGGTACACCGAGCGTTGCATGCTTACCCCCACCCCCGGCCCCTCCCCCTTCATGGGGGAGGGGGGCGTTATACCCAGCCTCTTCCCCATGAAGGGGGAGGGGGGCGTTATGCCCAGCCCCTTCCCCATAAAGGAGGAGGGGGGCAGATTCCCCCCTCTCCCCTTGTGGGAGAGGGGGGCAGGGGGGTGAGGGGTGAGTGCCAAACCCCCGTCGGCTACATCTGGGCGCGCACCCTGCCCTGCCAGAATCCGGCCTGCGGCGTGGAGATCCCGCTCATGCGCCAGTTCTGGCTGGCCAAGAAAGGCAAAAAAGAAATCGCCCTCCGGCCGGTGACGCGCGGCCCCGGCCGGCCGATTGACTTTGAAATCGTCGCCCGTGGCGCGCAGATTCGCCGCAACGAGGGCTATCAGCCCTGGCCGGTGGAAGATTTCGATCCGACCAAAGGCACGGTCAAAGGCGCCGTGGTCACCTGCCCGGCCTGCGGCGCGACCATAGACGCCAAAACCACCCGCCGCCTCTTTCAGCAAGGCAAAGCCGGGCAACGCATGGTGGCGGTGGTGTATACCCCCACCCCCGTCCCCTCCCCCATTGAGGGGAAGGGGAGTCTCACCCCCACCCCCGGCCCCTCCCCCATTGAGGGGGAGGGGAGTCTCACCCCCACCCCCGGCCCCTCCCCCATCGAGGGGAAGGGAAGTCTCACCCCCACCCCCGGCCCCTCCCCCATCGAGGGGAAGGGAAGTCTCACCCCCACCCCCGGCCCCTCCCCCATGAAGGGGGAGGGGAGGCTCACCCCCTCTCCCTTTATGGGAGAGGGGGGCAGGGGGGTGAGGGGCAAATCCTACCGCCTGCCCACCGCCGCCGACCTGGCCGCCTACCGCGCTGCCGAAGCCGCCCTGCAGGAAAAACGCGAACAACTGCGCGCCGCCTGGGGCGTGGAGCCGGTGCCGGATGAGCCATTGCCACCACAAGGGACGCTGGGCTTTCGCGTGCAAGGGTATGGCATTAAAACCTGGGGCAACCTGTTCAACCCGCGCCAGGCGCTGGCCCTGCTGACCTTCGCCGATGCCGTCCGCCGCGCCCACGCCGAAATGCTGGCGCGCGGCTACCCGGATGATTTTGCCAGGGCCGTGGCGACGTATTTATCCATCGTATTTAATCGCTTGGCAGATAAAAATGCCAACCTTGTTGTATACAATGTCGTTGGAGAGAAAATAGAGCATGTCTTTGGAAGACAGGCACTGCCCATGGTATGGGATTACGTTGAAGTCAATCCATTTACTGATGTGGGCTGGCCAAATATGATGGATTGGGTCATTCGCATTATTGACCACCTGGGTCAAATCCCTAATCCGCAATCGTCAATCGTCAATTGTCAATCGTCTGTCACCCACGCCTCCGCTACGCGCCTGCCCTATCCCGACGGCTTTTTCGACGCCGTGCTGACCGACCCGCCCTACTACGACAACGTGCCCTATTCCTATCTTTCGGATTTCTTCTACGTCTGGCTCAAGCGCACCGTCGGCCCTCTCTACCCCGACCTGTTCTCCACGCCGCTCACGCCCAAAGCGGGCGAAATCGTGGCTTACTCGCACGGCGAAGGCGGGCTGGAAGCGGGCATGCGCTTCTTCGAGGAGCAACTTGCCCTGGCCTTCCGCGAAATCCAGCGCGTGCTCAAGCCGGGGGGTGTGGCGGTCATCGTCTATGCCCACAAGTCCACCGCCGGCTGGGAAACGGTCATCAACGCCCTGCTGGATAGCGGCCTGGTGGTCGGCGCCGCCTGGCCGCTGAATACCGAGATGCAATCCCGCCTGCGTGCCAGTGACTCGGCTGCGCTGGCTTCGTCCATCTATATCGTGGCGCGCAAGGCCGAACGGCGCGGCGTGGGCTTCTACCCCCAGGTGCGCCGCGAACTGGAAACGCACCTGAATGCCAAACTGCAGCGCCTGTGGGAGGAGGGCATCGGCGGGGCCGATTTCTTCATCGCCGCCATCGGCTCGGGCATTGAGGTCTTTGGCCAATACGAGCAGGTGATGGACATGGAAGGCAACCTCATCCGCGCCGAGCGCCTGTTGGACGAGGTGCGCACCCTGGCCACCGATTACGCCGTGCACCAGATTTTGCACAACGGCTTCGCCGCCGAGGTCAGCGAGTGCACACGGCTGTATGTGCTGTGGCGCTGGAACTATGGCGAGGCGCGCGTGCCCTTTGATGAGGCCCGCAAACTGGCGCAATCCTGCGGCCTGGACCTGAGCGAGGAGTGGTCGCGGCGCGGCTCGTTCGTCAAAAAAGAGCAGGAATTCGTGCGCCTGCTGGGACCGCATCAGCGCGAGATGGAGCACCTGGCCGCCGGGCGCGAATTGATTGACGTGCTGCATCACGCCCTGCGCCTGTGGGAAAAAAGCGACCGGTCGGCGCTGGTGCAGCGCCTGTCCGAGAGCGGATTCGGCCAGAGCGAAGCCTTCTACCGCGTGGCGCAGGCCGTCTCCGAGAGTTTGCCTATCGAGAGCAGAGAGAAGAAACTGCTCGATGGCCTGCTCACCGGCCGCGAACGCCTGCGCGAGGAGGTCAGACAGGCGAGGTTGTTGTGA
- a CDS encoding eIF2B alpha/beta/delta subunit family protein → MPLPRSATERLHNDDAHKRAIWRSPDGETRVIASIPDAITAIAGLTRGFDADIVGLGLHALLLTLHARRGYPSDAVRGAVIQAAETLRSVVPPQHAAVFDQALAIADSALLTGNDAIQALATFTTDAIARLDRAAERCGRRAAALLDEHDCLLILGDGAALRWMLHIAAGEGTTLKIADADCPHEATVCVVAGGCALMDGAIVGMHPSAIDAVAAARRRGMPVYALAPDGPTTAAAPGARLPAPLVSAIVTDRGVYRPERIAAYQHLPV, encoded by the coding sequence ATGCCGTTGCCGCGCTCCGCAACCGAACGCCTGCACAACGACGATGCACACAAGCGCGCGATCTGGAGATCGCCAGATGGTGAAACGCGCGTGATCGCCAGCATCCCCGATGCGATCACTGCGATTGCCGGATTGACGCGCGGGTTCGATGCCGATATCGTCGGGTTAGGACTGCATGCGCTGCTGCTCACGCTCCACGCGCGGCGCGGATACCCGTCGGACGCCGTGCGCGGCGCGGTGATACAGGCGGCTGAGACGTTGCGGAGCGTCGTCCCTCCACAGCACGCGGCGGTCTTCGATCAGGCGCTCGCCATCGCCGACAGCGCCCTGTTGACCGGCAACGATGCGATACAGGCACTGGCGACCTTCACAACCGACGCCATTGCGCGCCTCGACCGCGCGGCAGAACGGTGCGGACGGCGCGCTGCGGCGTTGCTCGACGAGCACGATTGCCTGCTGATCCTCGGCGATGGCGCGGCGCTGCGCTGGATGCTGCACATCGCTGCTGGCGAGGGGACGACGCTGAAGATCGCTGATGCGGACTGTCCACACGAAGCGACCGTCTGTGTGGTCGCCGGGGGATGCGCTTTGATGGACGGCGCCATCGTCGGGATGCATCCCTCAGCGATTGATGCCGTCGCTGCCGCGCGCCGGAGGGGAATGCCGGTTTACGCGCTGGCGCCCGACGGACCAACCACCGCTGCGGCGCCAGGCGCGCGCCTCCCGGCGCCGCTCGTCAGCGCCATCGTCACCGACCGCGGCGTGTATCGCCCGGAGCGGATCGCCGCTTATCAGCATCTCCCGGTGTGA
- a CDS encoding nucleotidyl transferase AbiEii/AbiGii toxin family protein, with protein MKDYLAELVRAAPTLSEGRNRAREYLQACILGALQRAGAMIPLAFHGGTALRFLYASARYSEDLDFALEQEREHYDLRAYLRSVQSALAVEGYAVEFKVNDRKTVHSAFVRFPGLLYELGLSPQRGEVLAVKIEVDTAPPTGAGLETTLIRRHIPLRLQHHDRASLLAGKIHAILQRPFLKGRDLYDLLWYLSDPAWAQSHVDEILRDLERGSLDGTLDPFGVYLTCYRVLRAQ; from the coding sequence GTGAAAGACTATCTGGCCGAACTGGTGCGCGCGGCGCCTACCTTGTCGGAAGGGCGCAACCGCGCCCGTGAGTATCTCCAGGCGTGCATCCTGGGAGCGCTGCAGCGCGCGGGCGCGATGATTCCGCTGGCCTTTCACGGCGGCACCGCCCTGCGTTTTCTCTACGCCAGCGCCCGCTATTCCGAAGACCTGGATTTTGCCCTGGAGCAGGAGCGAGAGCACTACGATTTGCGCGCCTATTTGCGGTCCGTGCAGAGCGCATTGGCCGTCGAAGGCTATGCCGTCGAGTTCAAAGTCAACGATCGCAAAACGGTGCATAGCGCCTTTGTGCGCTTCCCCGGCCTGCTTTACGAACTGGGACTGTCGCCGCAGCGGGGCGAGGTCCTGGCGGTCAAGATCGAGGTGGACACGGCCCCGCCGACCGGCGCCGGACTGGAGACCACCCTCATTCGCCGACACATTCCCCTGCGCTTGCAGCACCACGACCGGGCCTCGCTGCTGGCGGGCAAGATCCATGCCATCCTGCAGCGGCCCTTTCTCAAGGGGCGTGACCTGTATGACCTGCTGTGGTATCTCAGCGATCCCGCCTGGGCGCAGTCCCACGTGGACGAAATCCTGCGCGACCTGGAGCGCGGCTCGCTGGACGGCACGCTCGACCCGTTCGGCGTGTACCTCACCTGCTACCGCGTGCTGCGGGCCCAGTAA